ttaattgtttttttaattataatcttCTTCGTCATCAATCACACTACAAGTTTTGGCGTGTTTCATCATTATTGTTCCCACACAAACCCCAAACCTGTGTCTGTCTACAACAATGCCTGTCCTCTTCTCCTctcgttttctcttcttctccatcatcgtCCCTTTATTTATTTCCATCGCTCTATACAAACTCGACACGTTCGACCCAGCTCCGGTTACTTCAGATGCATTCACTTCCTCTACTACTTCACTCCCGCCGCTTCTCAACGAAAACTTCCGCACCGGAGCTGAGTTCATCGGCTTCGATGTTCTCCATAAACCCGAAGATATCGCCTACCATAAAGACTCTGGTCTCATCTACACCGGCTGCGTAGATGGATGGGTGAAACGAGTCAAGGTCGCCGACTCAGTTAACGACTCGGTCATAGAGAACTGGGTCAACACTGGTAGTAGACCCCTCGGACTCGCTTTCGGACTCCACGGCGAAGTCATTGTAGCAGACGCCTACAAGGTTCGGATTCGGATCTTGATTTTATTACAAAGActaatcttaaatctcaaatcttAGGTttgactttttgtttgttgtgtaggGACTGTTGAACATAAGCGGTGACGGGAAGAAGACGGAACTGTTAACGGACGAAGCTGAAGGTTTGAGATTTAACTTGACGGATGCAGTCGTCGTTGCGGATAACGGCGTTTTGTATTTCACAGATGCGTCTTCCAAATACAATCTCCATCAACTAAATCTTGAGATGTTCGAAATGAGACCGTATGGTCGGCTCTTGAGCTATGATCCCACCACACGTGTCACACGTGTTCTTCTCAGAGACCTTTACTTTGCTAATGGCATCACCATTTCCCCTGACCAAACTCATATCATCTTCTGTGAAACTCCCTTGTATGTGCACTTTATTTTATCAGTTTAACACTTTCATTCTAGTTATAAACTGGCAATGAGTTGATTTTTGTTGGTATGAGCATTATACAGGAAAAAATGTAGCAAGTATTACATAGAGGAGGAGCGTGTGGAGGTATNTTCTCAAGCTTTTCCATTCTGATATATCGATATCGAAGAGACGAGAGAGGAGAGACAGAGAAACGATTAAGGAGAGANCCAAGACTTACCAGGTTATGTAGATAACATCCGTTACGATGGAGAGGGACATTACTGGATTGCAATACCTACGGTAAACAACAACTATACAAATCCTTTCTCTTATGTATAACTTAAATGGATTGAGAGGAGCTGTTGTATcatatttgttttggatttgttgTTGTAGGGAGTAACAACCTTGTGGAATATCTCGTTGAAGTACCCTTTCTTAAGGAAACTAGCAGCTATGATGGCTAAGTACGGTGTGGACATTATGTTTATGGTGGATGCAGGGGTTATGCAGGTTGATTTGGATGGTAATCCCATCGCATACTACCATGATCCGAAACTCTCTCACATTGCTACTTGTGACAAGATTGGGAAATATCTCTATTGTGGAAGTCTCATGCATTCTCACATTCTCCGAGTCGATATCCAGAAATATCCTGCACAGAAGAAGCAGCTTTGAagtatcatgtttttttttacaaataaggAAATTTTCCATTTTAGGATATGAGTATACCACCCACTGTCACAATATGTAAAACTCATCGTCCTCCAGAgaattaatgatgatgatgatgatgatgatgatgatgatgatagaatCTATGACATTAGTTCCAAAGCATATTTTTTAGTGTGATTGTGACTTGCgttgatttttctcttttcttaaagAATGATTTGTGTCTAAATTAAACTTGATCAGAAGATTATTGTTAAGAAGAGACTTAGAGTATCTCCATCAAAGCATCTTAAAGTAAAGTATCTtaatacagattttatttttaattttgaaaaaagtgaaattaagaaTTTCATAACaaactttaatatttcataGGTTCATTGAAAGTTGTTAAATTTGAGgttcttaaaaatatctttcttaaaaatttgagaaatagaAGAGAGGCCAGTTATATTGAAATTCAAGTGCCAAAACATATAGATTATTACAATGACAACTCATGGTTAATTGTCTTGGATTGATCTGATCATTTCTTTGGATAAGTTTGACGGTTGGTTGGTTGTTGATGGCGCCATCGTAATGACTATGAAATACAAACTAAAGAAGAGAACACAACTAGAATCAGTCTCAGACGACTATGAGAAAGATAGACAGGGAGAGAGATATAATGAACTCTCAAATGctcaaaacaaaactatgacATATGCAAAATCCATGcgtcaaacaaacaacaacaagctcTTCATAATCGATTTACATGAAACAAACATCATTAGACTcaacttgtgtttttttcttcacagCCAGGACAAGCTTTGCAACATGAGTTCAAAAACACCACTCGAGATAAACCAGATCAATCAGTTCTCAGTTATGATGAA
The Camelina sativa cultivar DH55 chromosome 6, Cs, whole genome shotgun sequence genome window above contains:
- the LOC104791379 gene encoding protein STRICTOSIDINE SYNTHASE-LIKE 7, with product MPVLFSSRFLFFSIIVPLFISIALYKLDTFDPAPVTSDAFTSSTTSLPPLLNENFRTGAEFIGFDVLHKPEDIAYHKDSGLIYTGCVDGWVKRVKVADSVNDSVIENWVNTGSRPLGLAFGLHGEVIVADAYKGLLNISGDGKKTELLTDEAEGLRFNLTDAVVVADNGVLYFTDASSKYNLHQLNLEMFEMRPYGRLLSYDPTTRVTRVLLRDLYFANGITISPDQTHIIFCETPLKKCSKYYIEEERVEVXSQXQDLPGYVDNIRYDGEGHYWIAIPTGVTTLWNISLKYPFLRKLAAMMAKYGVDIMFMVDAGVMQVDLDGNPIAYYHDPKLSHIATCDKIGKYLYCGSLMHSHILRVDIQKYPAQKKQL